The Hydrogenimonas thermophila genome includes the window TTATTTATGTTTATTAAAGCATTTTTTAATCTATCTTCCAATAAAACTTCATTATAATCTCTTTCAATCTCGCTTCCATGAAGATAATCAAACCCTAACTCTTTTAACCAATCTATGGCTAACTCTTCTACTTGGTTTTCAGTTATCATATAATGTTCCTTCTGTTAGCAACAATAAAAAAGCTTCAATTGATTCATCATGTTCTTCATCATCATACCAAACTGGGAATATATTTGCTTTTGCTAATCTCTCTTCGATATCTTCTTTTGTTTCAATATCATTCATTTGTAAAAAAACATAATGTTTTGGTAAAGAATGGTTTTCTTGTATTATCTCTTCCATTGTTTTGATAGTTCTATCAGTATTTAAACTACACCCTATAAACAGTAAAGTATTGTGCATTATTTTTTCAAGAGTTAACTTTAAATTATGTTCACTATAAAATTTTTCATATTCTTCTTTTGTTAATATTCTTTTTCTATGATAATTAGCTTTTCCATGCAACTTTATTAACAATCTATATTCATCATTTAAAAATTTTGCTATTTCATCTTCATCAAATCCATAAATAGTATCAGAAAAATTAAATCTATTATCTTCATATACATTTTTAATAACATTATCAAAATTGGTAGTAACTATATGTGATTCTTTAAATGCAAAAGGTAAAAAATTGACACTACCTTTTATTTCTTCTTTATCTAAACTATATTCATTTTCTAATAATTCATTAAATCTCATATGACCTAAATTCTCATAAAGTAATTGTGCAACTTCTTCATATTGACCTTCATTTATCAATTGTTCTATTTCTTCATTAGATACTCTTTCAGTTTGAGATTTTAAATAAAATAGCATATCAGTCCAACTTTTATATCCACTTGGTATAGCCCAAATAAATCCATAAAATAAAAACCCACCTAATATTCCCTAAAAAACACATTTTTTGAAAAAATAAAATGCCTAAATATGCACCAAAATTATCTCTTACATATTTTTACTCCAAAGTTACTACATTTTGAACTATTTTTACGAAATTTCCTTGTTTTTTGACAATAGTATATTGTTATTATATTTTGAAATGCACTGATTTTTAGATTTAAAGTAGTCATTCTAAACTCATCTCATAAGCTTTGTGCCTTATATTTTGAAGTAGTTTGGCAAACTCTTCATTAACCTTTAAAGTGATTTTTCTTGCATGTGTAACTACCTTTCCAGCGATATTATATAG containing:
- a CDS encoding SIR2 family protein, with protein sequence MLFYLKSQTERVSNEEIEQLINEGQYEEVAQLLYENLGHMRFNELLENEYSLDKEEIKGSVNFLPFAFKESHIVTTNFDNVIKNVYEDNRFNFSDTIYGFDEDEIAKFLNDEYRLLIKLHGKANYHRKRILTKEEYEKFYSEHNLKLTLEKIMHNTLLFIGCSLNTDRTIKTMEEIIQENHSLPKHYVFLQMNDIETKEDIEERLAKANIFPVWYDDEEHDESIEAFLLLLTEGTLYDN